The Apibacter raozihei DNA segment GCCATATCGTAAGCCATAGCTAATAGAGATTTTGTAACCTCAATATCATCTATAACATCAAACCATCCAAACCTCACCTTTTTTATTCCAAGATCTGTAACTTCTTTTTTGTTGATTATTACGGCAATGCGTCCGACAATGTTTCCGCTTTTATAAGCAAGATATTTTTTGCATATAGAAAACTCAAAAACAGGATTTGTATTTTCGTCAAAAATTGCCATCTCTTCTGAAATCAAAGCCGGAACATAATACGGATTGTTTTTATATAAATTATTCGGAAATTTTATAAACTTTTTTAAATCTGATGATGTTATAACCTCTCTAACTTCAATTGAGTTCATAGGCATGATTTTATTTTTACTGTCGATTTGTTATGTTAATGAAAAAAGGCATAATTTTAGCAAATATAGTTATGAATTATGAATATTAAAATTTAAGTACGAAAATTACATTTATTAAAATAATATTTAGAAATTATATAGTATGGCATATGATCCAATTTATTTATTAATAACTGGAGCTATCTTTGTGATAAGCTTTATAGTCCAAAACAGGTTAAAATCTAAATTTGATAAGTATTCAAAGACAAGATTATCCAATGGGATGAGCGGTAAAGAGATAGCTGAAAAAATGTTGATAGACAATGGAATTACAGATGTTGAAGTAATTTCCACTTCGGGAATGCTTACAGATCACTATAATCCGGCTAATAAAACAGTTAATTTATCTGAAGGAGTTTACAGTCAGCGATCTACAGCTGCAGCAGCTGTAGCAGCTCATGAGTGTGGACATGCAGTTCAGCATGCCGTAGGATATTCGATGCTTCAGTTACGTTCCAAATTAGTGCCTGTGGTTAGTATCAGTTCTAATCTTCTGCAATGGGTTTTGCTGGCAGGAATAGCAATAATGGCTTATTCAGGTAACACTATTGTTTTGGCTATAGGTATAGCACTATTTGCAGTCACTACTCTTTTTGCATTTGTAACCCTACCGGTAGAATATGATGCAAGTAATAGAGCATTAGCCTGGTTAGAAAACAATCAGATTGTACAGCCTAATGAATATGATGAATGTAAAGATGCTCTAAAGTGGGCAGCAAGAACTTATTTAGTAGCCGCTCTAGGGTCTTTAGCTCAATTACTTTATTTTGTTATGATTTTATTAGGAAACAGAAGAAGCGAATAATTATATATACCAAAAAATGAACGTTATTAATCCCATATATTACGCCGAGGAAGGAATTAAACAAATTAATCAGTTTATAAAAACTAATAATCCTACCAAAATAGTTTTTCTTGTTGATGAAAATACGCATGAATTTTGCCTGCCTCAAATTATATCAGAGATAGAATCAGAATCTGAAATTGAAATTCTGGAAATAGAATCCGGTGAGGTCAATAAAAATTTATACGTATGTATCAATCTTTGGGAAGCTTTGACTGAACTAAAAATTGATAGAAAAGGTCTTATTATAAATATAGGAGGGGGAGTGCTTACAGATATGGGAGCCTTTGTAGCCAACTGTTATAAAAGAGGTGTAAGTTTTATAAATGTACCGACCACCCTGTTATCTATGGTAGATGCTTCTATAGGGGGGAAAACCGGTGTGGACTTGGGCAGTCATAAAAATCAGATAGGAAATTTTGCTCTTCCTGAATTGGTTATGGTAGATCCAGGTTTTTTATCCACCTTATCAAAAGAACAAATTCTCAGTGGTTTTGCAGAAATTATAAAACACGGATTAATTGCAGACGAAAAATATTGGAAAGAAATAACTTCTCTTAACGGAATACATCTGGAAGATATGGATGACTTAATCAGAACTAGTATTGAAATTAAGAAAGAAGTAGTTTCTCAGGATTTTACAGAAACAGGATTAAGAAAAATATTAAATTTCGGACATACCATTGGACATGCTGTTGAAAGTTTCTTTCTGGAACAGGGTAATCCTATTTTACATGGGGAGGGTGTAGCTATGGGAATGATAGTGGAAAGTTACATATCCGTTAAAAAAGGATTATTATCAGAATTGGAGTATGAAGATATCAAAGAGTATATTTTGTCATTGTATAAAAAGATAGATATTAAAGAAGATTATTTTAAGGAGATATTTAACTTTATGCAGAATGATAAGAAAAATACAAATAATGAAATCAAATTTGTATTACTGGAAAGAATAGGAAAAGCCGTATTCGATGTTGCGGTAGATGAAGATATTGTAAAGCAGGCCTTACGTAATTATAATCAATTGTAAATATAGATAAATAAAAAGAGAGAATATATATTCTCTCTTTTTATTTTGAAATACTATGCTCTAGTTAATTTAATTTTGTAAAATCAATTAAACGCCCTATATTTGCCGTTCGAAAAAATAATAAAAAATTTGATTTATGAATCATTATGAAACTGTTTTCATATTAACTCCCGTTCTATCGGATTCTCAGGTAGAGGAAGCAGTTAAATCTTTTGAGAACCTTCTCAAAGAAAACAACGCAACTATTGTAAACCAGGAAAACTGGGGATTAAAAAAATTAGCTTATTCAATTCAGCTTAAAAGAAACGGATTCTATCATCTTATTGAGTTTCAAGCTCCCGGAGATATTGTGAATACTCTGGAATTAGCATTCAAAAGAGACGAAAGAATTTTAAGATTTCTTACCGTGAAATTAGATAAACACGGAGTAGAATGGGCTAGAAAAAGAGAAGAAAAAGTTAAATCTTTAAAAAAATAAGACATGGCAATAGATGATCTAGCAAAACAGGCAGCAGGAGGAAATGCCAGCGAAGTTAAGTTTTTAAGTCAGTTAGATATTGACACCAAAACAGAAAAAAAATATTGCCGTTTCAAAAAATACGGTATTAAATACGTTGATTATAAAGATCCTGATTTTTTATTAAAATTTGTAAACGAACAAGGTAAAATTCTTCCAAGAAGACTTACCGGAACTTCTTTAAAATTTCAAAGAAAAGTATCTCAAGCAATTAAAAGAGCAAGACATTTGGCATTATTACCATATGTAGGAGATCAGTTAAAACCTTAATTCAAAGAAAAAAGAAATCATGGAAGTAATTCTTAAAAAAGACGTAGAAAATTTAGGATTAGAGTTTGACGTGGTTAATGTTAAGCCAGGTTATGCTCGTAATTTTTTAATTCCTCAAGGATTAGCTTTACTAGCTACACCTAAAAATAAAGCAGCTTTAGAAGCTACTTTAGAGGAAAGAGCTGCAGAAGAAGCAGCATTAGTTAAAACAGCTAACGAAATTGTTGCCAAATTAAAAGAAGTTACCGTTACTATTCCTGCAAAAGTAGGTACAGGAGACAGACTCTTCGGTTCTGTAAACAATAACGATTTAGCAGAAGCTTTAGCTAAAGCAGGTGTTAAAATTGAAAAAAAATACATCAAAATTCCTGGAAATACAATCAAAAGATTAGGAAAATATACTGCTAAAGTTCGTTTACACAGAACTGTAGAATATGATTACTCATTTGATGTTGTTTCAGATGGAGTAACTGCTGAAGATTAATTTATCCGAGTTTAATCGGTAATAATATAAACGGCTGATAGATTTATCAGCCGTTTTTCTTTTTATTTATCTTGTTATTTAGATGGTCATATAATATATTTGAAAATAAAATAAAAGAAATGAAAGTAGCCGATATATCTAGCTTGTTAGAAAAAATAGCTCCGGTTTCCAATGCTGAATCATTTGATAATGTAGGTTTACTTGTAGGCAATCAATCCGATAATATTAAAGGAATCCTTATAACATTAGACTGCCTGGAAGAAGTAGTAGAAGAAGCGATTCATTGCGAATGCAATCTGATAGTAACGTTCCATCCTATAATTTTTTCAGGTTTGAAATCAATAACTGGTAAAAACTATGTTGAAAAAGCAGTGATTAAAGCAATTAGAAATAATATTAATATATATGCTATACATACGAATTTAGATATTGCCAAAGAAGGAGTAAATTACGAAATAGCAAAACGTTTAGGAGTACACAATTTAAAACCTCTAATTCCTAAAATTCAAGGAATAAAAAAAATACAAACCTATGTCCCTGTTTCACATGTAGAGAATGTTCAAAAAGCATTGTTTGAATCTGGAGCTGGTGAAATTGGAAATTATAAGAATTGTAGCTTTAAAATTGAGGGTAAAGGTTCATTCTTACCCACGGAAAATTCTCAGCCTTATATCGGAGAGATTAATAAACCGGAAGAAGTTGATGAAATACAGGTTAGTGTAATTTTTGAAGATTACAAACAATACAAGATATTGAATTCCCTGCGTGAATCGCACCCCTATGAAGAAATTGCATATGAAATATATACTCTGGAAAATGAAAATCAGGATTTAGGTATGGGTAGGATTGGAGAGCTTGAATATGAGATTTCCGAAACTGACTTTTTGCAAAAATTAAAATTATCATTACCTACAAAGTGCATTCGTCATACATCTTTTACAAGTAAAAAAGTGAAAAAAGTGGCACTGCTTGGAGGTTCAGGTAGTTTTGCTATAAAAAAAGCTATAGCAGCCGGAGCAGATGCGTTTGTAACTTCTGATATTAAGTATCATGAGTTTTTTCAGGCAGAAGGAAAAATTTTACTAGCAGATATAGGTCATTATGAAAGTGAACAGTTTACCAAAAATTTGCTCTTCAATTATTTAAAAAATTATATTTCTGAATCTTGTAAAATGGTAATTTCTGAAGTAAAAACTAATCCGGTAAAATATTTTTTATGAAATATAATAAATAGTAACATGAGTAGATGACATTAGTCAAATAAAGTTGCTAGTTACTAAGCGGAAATCTTTGATTAAATATCAAATATATCATAAAATTTAGTAATTTTGCAATCTTAAAGAAAGTTGAAAATAAATTCTAAAAATAATTATACCAACCCTATGGCTACAAATAAAAAAGCGGATACCACTACAGTAGAAGAAAAGCTGAGAGCATTATATGATTTACAAATCATAGATTCTCGTTTGGATGAGTTAAAAAATTTACGGGGTGAGTTACCTATAGAAGTTGAGGATTTGGAAAATGAAATTGCTGGTTTAGAAAAAAGAATTGGAAAAATTGAAGATGAAGTAGTAAACCTGACGAATGATATTAAAGTAAAAAACGAATTAAACAAAAATTCTGAAGCTCAGATTAAAAAATACAAATCTCAGCAAGATAATGTGAGAAATAACAGAGAGTTTGAAGCTTTAACAAAAGAAATTGAATATCAAGAGCTGGAGATTCAATTACAGAACAAGAAAATTAAAGAGCTTAATGCTAAAATCGAGTTCAAAAAGTCACAGATAGAAGAACAAAGAGTAAAATTTTCTAGTTTTGAAGATCACTTAAATCATAAAAAAGCGGAATTATCTAACTTAATAAAAGAAACTGAAAAAGAAGAAAATTTTCTTTTGGAAAAATCTCAGGAGTTTGCTTCTAAAATAGATGAAAGACTTCTTAATAGCTATTACAGAATCCGAAAAAGTTCTAAAAACGGTCTAGCTATAACCAGTTTAGATAGAGGTGCTGTAGTAGGTTCATTCTTTACTGTACCTCCTCAAAAACAAGTAGAAATTGCTTCGAGAAAAAAAATAATTTTAGATGAGCATAGCGGTAAAATTCTGGTAGATGAGTACTTAGCCAGAGAAGAACAAGAAAAAATGCAAGATTTATTGAAATAAATATTTCTTTAATAATAATAAATTATAAGCAATTCTATTTTAGAATTGCTTTTTTTTTTAACTTTAATTATAAATTTTAAGATTTTAATTCAACCAATTTAATGATTAAAAATTAGAATTAATAAAACCTGATTAATCTTAATTGACAAATAATGAAAAAATCATCAGACAATGATACTATTCCCTCAGATATAAATAAACGGATAAATGAATTTATTACTCAGTTTAGATCCAAGCCCATTTATTTACCTATTAATAAACAAGAGCTGGAAAATGTTGTTGAAAAATTATTCTCTCAAATGTTTCCAATTTGTGAAATTCCGGATAATAATCAATCAGAAGCAGAACTATTACTTATTTATAAAATTTTGCTTTCCAATTTTTCAAGACTTATGGAAGCTGATAAAGCTGAAAAGATAATTATTGATTTTTTCACTAAAATATCAGGTATTCAACAAAGACTTTATAACGATGCACAAACATTCTTAGCTCATGATCCGGCCGCAGAATCACTTGAAGAAATTGTATTGACCTATCCAGGATTTTTTGCATTATCAGTTCATCGTATTGCACATGAATTTTATAAAATGCAGGTGCCTATCATACCGCGTCTTTTTTCTGAATATGCTCATGCTAAAGTGGGTGTTGATATACATCCGGGAGCGAAAATAGGAGATAATTTCTTTTTAGACCATGGAACTGGGACAGTGATAGGAGAAACTACCATTATTGGTAATAATGTTAAAATTTATCAGGGAGTTACTTTGGGAGCTCTTTTTGTAACTAAAAATCTATCTAAGGTTAAAAGACATCCAACCGTTGAGGATAACGTAGTCATTTATGCAGGAGCGACTATTTTAGGAGGTGAAACAAGTATTGGTCATGATTCTGTTATAGGAGGAAATGTTTGGCTTACACATTCTGTAGAACCATATACTTTGGCTTATTATTCATCTGAAATGAAAATAAAAACGATCAAAGATTTTAAAGAACCTCTAAATTTTATAATATAAAAAGAAGAAGATAAAAGTAAATTTTGAGTAACCTAAAATATATTCAAAAGTAACAGCTAAAAAATAATTGAAGATTTTCCTGAAGGAGTAGATTTTTTGATAAAAGGGTTTGGTGAAGTGCTAAAAAAAGTCAATTCCGTTAAGCCTTCAGATTCTCCGATTATTTCGGGAGGAATTCCATGTTCTCATTCACAGCAAGGATTAGGTGCGTGTTTTATACCTCAAACATTAATTATATAGTATAGATCACTACCGATCCAAATACAAGGTAATAAGCCAAATGTATATTATTATATTGATACAAATAAATAAAATAAAACCCCAAACTATATACGATTTAATTTTTTCTATAGGACTATTATTAATTTTAAATATGATTATTAAAAAAATCTCAAATAGTAAATCAATCAGGTAAAAATACCATAAAAAGATAAGTAAATAGAATAATTAAATCCAAAGTGGATATATTAAGTGAAGATATAGATTAGTTTTTAAGCTTTAACATTACAAAAAAATTTAACAATTTGTATAACATATTTATGATTTAGTTTTATAGTTTACAAATCAGATTATACGAATAAAAAAATGTCTGATAAATTCAGACATTTTTTCTCGTAAAAAGAACTAACTTAAAAATTCTTTTATTTTGTGAATTTTATTTTGCGCTTTGGCTAATTGAGCATTAAATTCATTTTTAGATGATAGTGAATCCTGTACAGAAAAATAAAATTTAATTTTAGGTTCTGTTCCTGAAGGACGGCAAGCAAGTTTAGTACCTTTATCTGTATAGAAAATCAGCACATTAGATTTAGGAATATCAATAGATGTTTTTTCACCTGTAAGAAGGTTTAAAGATACGGAAGACTGATAATCATCCATTTTGGTTACTTTTTCACTTACTAATTCTTTAGGTGGGTTCATGCGGAATTCTTCCATCATTTTTGCAATTTGTTCTGCTCCATCTTTTCCTTTCTTTACGATAGAAACTAATTCTTCATAAAAATAACCTGTTTTTTCATAAATTTCAATAAGTTTCTCAAACAACGTTTTACCTTCATTTTTAGCCTCTTGTGCAGCTTCACAAGCAACTAGAATAGAAGATATAGAATCCTTATCTCTAACATAATCGCTAGGCATGAAACCAAAACTTTCTTCACCTCCGCAAATAAATTTTTCTTTACCTTCCGCTTTTCTAATTAAATCGGCAATCCATTTAAAACCGGTTAGCCCAACTTTACAATCTACATTATACAATTTAGCTAATGAAAAGAAAATATCGGATGTAACAATAGTAGAACCGATAAATTGTTTCCCATCAATTTTTCCATCGGCTTTCCATTTTTGCAATATATAATCAGTTAGTATAGTATTTGCCTGATTACCGTTTAATAAAACTAACTTACCATTTAAATCCCTAACAGCAATACCCAGCCTGTCTGCATCCGGATCCGTACCAAAAACAATATCGGCATTTTGTTCCTCTGCATATTTTAATGCAAGAGAAAGGGCCTCAGGTTCTTCAGGGTTAGGAGATTTAACCGTTGGAAAATCTCCGTCAGGATTTTTTTGTTCCGGAACTATAAATACATTTTCATAACCTGCTTTGCTTAAAGTTTCCGGAAGTATTGTAATTGAAGTTCCATGAAGTGAGGTGTAAACAATCTTTAAATCTTTCTTTCCTTTTAAATACAGATTATTTTCAATAGCTGCATCTATAAATTTTTCATCCTCTTTTGCACCTATATAAGTAATTTTTGTCTCATCTCCGTTAAATTTTATATCCTTAAAATTAACGTTTCTAACTTCTTGAATAATAGCAGTGTCGTGGGGAGGAACAATCTGTGCTCCGTCATTCCAATAGACTTTATAACCGTTATATTCAGGAGGATTATGCGATGCAGTTAAAACGATTCCTGCATTACAATTGAGATCACGTACTATATATGATAGTTCGGGAGTTGGTCTGAATTCATCAAATAAGTAAACAAAAATACCGTTAGCAGTAAGTACATCTGCCACCAGTTTGGCAAATGTGTCACTATTGTGACGAACATCAAAAGCAATAGCTACTTTTATCTTACCCTCAGGAAATTGCTGATGCAAATAATTTGCTAAACCCTGAGTTGCCTGCCCATATGTATATTTATTTAATCTATTGGTACCCACACCCATAATTCCACGCATTCCTCCAGTACCAAATTCCAGGTTTTTATAAAAGGAATCATCCAGTTCGGTAGGATTTGTATCAATTAAATTTTGTACAGCCTTTTGTGTTTCAGAATCAAAAGGTTCCTTTAACCAAGTTTTTGCAATTTCTAATGAATTCATTTTATGTAATTTTTGTTATTGCTTTTTCTTTATTTGAGCTAAATCTTTTTCTTTTAAATCTTTAGCTGGATTTCCCAGTAAAGTAAGTTGTGAATTGTCAGATATAGTTCCTGTAAGTTTGTTTTTAACATTAATTTCAGCAGTCGCTACATTATAAAGTAGTATTTGAGCGTCAGAAATTTCAAGATATGGAGCAGAAAAATCACTTTGGTCTTTTCCTGTAAGAATAATTTTATTAGCTGTGCCTTGTAAACTTATTTTAGAAGTATTGGACGCTTTTACAACTAATTCATCTGTAATTATATTATTTCCTAAAAATTTGGAGGTTTCAGAAAGAGTTAAATTTAATTTGGAAACTCTTAACTGAGAATTTATATCTACGTTTACAGAATTATGTAAATCAAATCGTTCAATTTCGGGATTATAAATATAAATGTTATAAAGATCCGTATCTTTAACTTTTCTGGATTCTGAAAGACTTAACTGCCCTCCGGCATTATTGATTTTAAGATTTTCAATCAGATTTTTATAAGTTTCAATAACCATTCGCGGATTTTTATTATCATATAAATAGATTACGCGATAGTTTCCTTCAGCTTTCAATTGTGAAATATTGTTCAACTTAATTTCCTTTGTAGTAACTTTACCTTCTCCTTTTACTGAAAAACTGCATGAAGATAATACTAAAAACAGAGCGGAAATAATTGTAAAATTCAATAAATATTTTTTCATTATTATAAATTTAAATAATTAGAAATTGTATAATCTTCTTTTTTACCTCTCTTTAACTGGACTATAAGTTCACCTAAAAAACCGGCAATGAACAACAGTACACCTAAAACCATCATGGTTAAGGCAATATAAAATAAAGGATCGGAAGTAATTAAACGGGCAGGAATATTATTCCATACTTTAACCAGTTTGTTTACACCCATCCAGGCAGAAGATATAAAACCGATGATAAACATCAGCGTACCTATAAAACCAAAAAAATGCATGGGTCTGGAACCAAATCTGGACATGAACCAAATAGTAATAAGATCTAAAAATCCTCTTACAAAACGATTAGCTCCAAATTTTGATTTGCCATATAACCGGGCTTGATGAGGAACTTCTCTTTCTCCTATTTTAGAAAAACCTTCGTTTTTTGCAAGCACAGGAATATATCTATGCATATCTCCGTAGACATCAATAGCCTTAACAACGCTTTTTTTATAAGCTTTGAGCCCACAATTAAAATCGTGCAGTTTTACTCCGGAAGTAGACTGAGCTGCCCAATTAAATAATTTGGAAGGAAGGTTTTTTGTTAATACGTTATCGTAACGCTTTTTCTTCCAGCCGGAAACTAAATCAAAATGATCTTCAAGAATCATCTTTCTTAATCCGGGAATTTCTTCTGGAAAATCTTGTAAATCAGCATCCATGGTTACTACTACTTCTCCCTGTACACATTTAAATGCTGCATTAAGAGCTTGCGATTTTCCATAGTTGCGGGCGAACCGGATTCCTTTGACTTGTGGATATTCCTGATTTAATTTGGAAATAACTTCCCAGGAACTATCCGTACTTCCGTCGTCAACAAAAACAACTTCGTAAGTATAATTTTCTTTTTCACATACTTTACGTATTCTTGTAAAGAGCTCATCAAGAGATTCAGCTTCGTTGAGCAGGGGTATTACTATGGATAATTGCATTTGGATTTCTTAGTCTAAAAAATATTGACAAAAATAAGGATATTGTTAGGTAAAATAAATATATAACGCCTAAAATAGCAAAAGAATTTTTAAAATTAAATAAAAGTTCATTTTTTGTAGTGTCAGAAGATAAACTTTTTACCAGCTCTTTATACAAGGCTGTTTCTTCTTTTGTTGGTTCTTTTAAAGAATTATAGTCACTATGAAGATTATTTAAGTTTTGTTCTATTCTTTGATGTTGTAATAAAATCTGTGCATCCGGATCTGCATAATTTAAAAATAATATTATTAAAAGTAAAGATAAAGTGCCTCCAATAAAAAGAGTAGTAAATGAAATTTTGAAACATTCTTTAAATGATAATCTGTATTTTGAGGTACGTTTATATAATAATACAACAGTAAATAATACATATATAGAAGGTAAAACAAATACATTTACCCTCAGACTTATTAAATAATAGTTAAAGCCCGAAAAGAAAAAGTAGACTGCAAAAAACAGGGCTAAAGTTAGAATTGCAAGTGAGATTCCGTAATGTAAAGGTGTATTTTTCATAATCAATAAACGCAAATTTACTGTTTTTTTATGGAATGGAAACTTACAGAAACATGGTTATAAATTAATAGAAAGCAAAATGAAAAAATCCTGTCATTAGACCGGATTTTTTCATTTATAATCTACAAAACTAATTATTTAAAAATCTGTTTTTATATTCCAGCGTGACATAGGAATCTATCCAAGAATAAAACTCCTGAAGTGCCTGTTCGTTGGGTTTACCTTTTTCATACCATTGAGTTAATATTTCTGATGATTTATCAAAAATTGAATTTTCAATAGAAATTAACTGAGGTGTTACTGAAAGTAGCAAAGGAACTTGAATATAATCATTTCCTTCTCCTCGTTCAATAGGAAAAAGTTTATTTTTGATTTGAGTTGCCCACTGGTCCATAGGTGTATTTTGTTTAGAGTCAGCAGTCAGTATTTTTGGAAAAGATTTTTTTCCGTTTATCCAGATTGGGATAGTTACTG contains these protein-coding regions:
- the rplI gene encoding 50S ribosomal protein L9; amino-acid sequence: MEVILKKDVENLGLEFDVVNVKPGYARNFLIPQGLALLATPKNKAALEATLEERAAEEAALVKTANEIVAKLKEVTVTIPAKVGTGDRLFGSVNNNDLAEALAKAGVKIEKKYIKIPGNTIKRLGKYTAKVRLHRTVEYDYSFDVVSDGVTAED
- the rpsF gene encoding 30S ribosomal protein S6, with amino-acid sequence MNHYETVFILTPVLSDSQVEEAVKSFENLLKENNATIVNQENWGLKKLAYSIQLKRNGFYHLIEFQAPGDIVNTLELAFKRDERILRFLTVKLDKHGVEWARKREEKVKSLKK
- a CDS encoding GIN domain-containing protein, translating into MKKYLLNFTIISALFLVLSSCSFSVKGEGKVTTKEIKLNNISQLKAEGNYRVIYLYDNKNPRMVIETYKNLIENLKINNAGGQLSLSESRKVKDTDLYNIYIYNPEIERFDLHNSVNVDINSQLRVSKLNLTLSETSKFLGNNIITDELVVKASNTSKISLQGTANKIILTGKDQSDFSAPYLEISDAQILLYNVATAEINVKNKLTGTISDNSQLTLLGNPAKDLKEKDLAQIKKKQ
- the aroB gene encoding 3-dehydroquinate synthase, which translates into the protein MNVINPIYYAEEGIKQINQFIKTNNPTKIVFLVDENTHEFCLPQIISEIESESEIEILEIESGEVNKNLYVCINLWEALTELKIDRKGLIINIGGGVLTDMGAFVANCYKRGVSFINVPTTLLSMVDASIGGKTGVDLGSHKNQIGNFALPELVMVDPGFLSTLSKEQILSGFAEIIKHGLIADEKYWKEITSLNGIHLEDMDDLIRTSIEIKKEVVSQDFTETGLRKILNFGHTIGHAVESFFLEQGNPILHGEGVAMGMIVESYISVKKGLLSELEYEDIKEYILSLYKKIDIKEDYFKEIFNFMQNDKKNTNNEIKFVLLERIGKAVFDVAVDEDIVKQALRNYNQL
- a CDS encoding DUF4199 family protein; amino-acid sequence: MKNTPLHYGISLAILTLALFFAVYFFFSGFNYYLISLRVNVFVLPSIYVLFTVVLLYKRTSKYRLSFKECFKISFTTLFIGGTLSLLLIILFLNYADPDAQILLQHQRIEQNLNNLHSDYNSLKEPTKEETALYKELVKSLSSDTTKNELLFNFKNSFAILGVIYLFYLTISLFLSIFFRLRNPNAIIHSNTPAQRS
- a CDS encoding Nif3-like dinuclear metal center hexameric protein produces the protein MKVADISSLLEKIAPVSNAESFDNVGLLVGNQSDNIKGILITLDCLEEVVEEAIHCECNLIVTFHPIIFSGLKSITGKNYVEKAVIKAIRNNINIYAIHTNLDIAKEGVNYEIAKRLGVHNLKPLIPKIQGIKKIQTYVPVSHVENVQKALFESGAGEIGNYKNCSFKIEGKGSFLPTENSQPYIGEINKPEEVDEIQVSVIFEDYKQYKILNSLRESHPYEEIAYEIYTLENENQDLGMGRIGELEYEISETDFLQKLKLSLPTKCIRHTSFTSKKVKKVALLGGSGSFAIKKAIAAGADAFVTSDIKYHEFFQAEGKILLADIGHYESEQFTKNLLFNYLKNYISESCKMVISEVKTNPVKYFL
- a CDS encoding phospho-sugar mutase, coding for MNSLEIAKTWLKEPFDSETQKAVQNLIDTNPTELDDSFYKNLEFGTGGMRGIMGVGTNRLNKYTYGQATQGLANYLHQQFPEGKIKVAIAFDVRHNSDTFAKLVADVLTANGIFVYLFDEFRPTPELSYIVRDLNCNAGIVLTASHNPPEYNGYKVYWNDGAQIVPPHDTAIIQEVRNVNFKDIKFNGDETKITYIGAKEDEKFIDAAIENNLYLKGKKDLKIVYTSLHGTSITILPETLSKAGYENVFIVPEQKNPDGDFPTVKSPNPEEPEALSLALKYAEEQNADIVFGTDPDADRLGIAVRDLNGKLVLLNGNQANTILTDYILQKWKADGKIDGKQFIGSTIVTSDIFFSLAKLYNVDCKVGLTGFKWIADLIRKAEGKEKFICGGEESFGFMPSDYVRDKDSISSILVACEAAQEAKNEGKTLFEKLIEIYEKTGYFYEELVSIVKKGKDGAEQIAKMMEEFRMNPPKELVSEKVTKMDDYQSSVSLNLLTGEKTSIDIPKSNVLIFYTDKGTKLACRPSGTEPKIKFYFSVQDSLSSKNEFNAQLAKAQNKIHKIKEFLS
- the epsC gene encoding serine O-acetyltransferase EpsC gives rise to the protein MKKSSDNDTIPSDINKRINEFITQFRSKPIYLPINKQELENVVEKLFSQMFPICEIPDNNQSEAELLLIYKILLSNFSRLMEADKAEKIIIDFFTKISGIQQRLYNDAQTFLAHDPAAESLEEIVLTYPGFFALSVHRIAHEFYKMQVPIIPRLFSEYAHAKVGVDIHPGAKIGDNFFLDHGTGTVIGETTIIGNNVKIYQGVTLGALFVTKNLSKVKRHPTVEDNVVIYAGATILGGETSIGHDSVIGGNVWLTHSVEPYTLAYYSSEMKIKTIKDFKEPLNFII
- a CDS encoding zinc metallopeptidase — protein: MAYDPIYLLITGAIFVISFIVQNRLKSKFDKYSKTRLSNGMSGKEIAEKMLIDNGITDVEVISTSGMLTDHYNPANKTVNLSEGVYSQRSTAAAAVAAHECGHAVQHAVGYSMLQLRSKLVPVVSISSNLLQWVLLAGIAIMAYSGNTIVLAIGIALFAVTTLFAFVTLPVEYDASNRALAWLENNQIVQPNEYDECKDALKWAARTYLVAALGSLAQLLYFVMILLGNRRSE
- a CDS encoding glycosyltransferase family 2 protein; its protein translation is MQLSIVIPLLNEAESLDELFTRIRKVCEKENYTYEVVFVDDGSTDSSWEVISKLNQEYPQVKGIRFARNYGKSQALNAAFKCVQGEVVVTMDADLQDFPEEIPGLRKMILEDHFDLVSGWKKKRYDNVLTKNLPSKLFNWAAQSTSGVKLHDFNCGLKAYKKSVVKAIDVYGDMHRYIPVLAKNEGFSKIGEREVPHQARLYGKSKFGANRFVRGFLDLITIWFMSRFGSRPMHFFGFIGTLMFIIGFISSAWMGVNKLVKVWNNIPARLITSDPLFYIALTMMVLGVLLFIAGFLGELIVQLKRGKKEDYTISNYLNL
- a CDS encoding zinc ribbon domain-containing protein: MATNKKADTTTVEEKLRALYDLQIIDSRLDELKNLRGELPIEVEDLENEIAGLEKRIGKIEDEVVNLTNDIKVKNELNKNSEAQIKKYKSQQDNVRNNREFEALTKEIEYQELEIQLQNKKIKELNAKIEFKKSQIEEQRVKFSSFEDHLNHKKAELSNLIKETEKEENFLLEKSQEFASKIDERLLNSYYRIRKSSKNGLAITSLDRGAVVGSFFTVPPQKQVEIASRKKIILDEHSGKILVDEYLAREEQEKMQDLLK
- the rpsR gene encoding 30S ribosomal protein S18; translated protein: MAIDDLAKQAAGGNASEVKFLSQLDIDTKTEKKYCRFKKYGIKYVDYKDPDFLLKFVNEQGKILPRRLTGTSLKFQRKVSQAIKRARHLALLPYVGDQLKP